Genomic window (Chloroflexota bacterium):
AGAGCGTCTTCAATGGAAATCCCCTGCGCCCGCGCCCGGTCCTCCACGTTCTCCATCATCCGCTCCGACATGATGCTGCCGGGGCACACGTTGTTGATGAGTATGTTCTCGTGTCCGATGTCGTCGGACAGGTTCTTCATAAACCCGATGACGCCCATCCGCGTTGCCGCCGACAGCGCCAGGTTCGGTATCGGCGTATAGACCGTGCTCGCCAGGATGTTGATGATGCGTCCGCCGCCCTGCGCGCGCAGATGCGGCAGCGCCTCTCGCGTCATCCGAGCGAAGAAGAACAGCGAGCGATTTGCCGACTCCTGCCACTGCTCTTCGGTGGAATCCTTGGCGTAAGCTTGCGGCGGCCCCCCGGAGTTGTTCACCATGATGTCCAACTGCCCGAAGCGTTCCACAGTGCCTGCCACCAGCTCGGAGATGGTCTCCTCCTTGTCCAGGTCGCCGGCAAAAGTGAAAATCTCTGCTCCCGTAGCGCCCCGTATTTCGTCCGCCGCCCGTTCTAGGTCTGCCGCCGTGCGCGCGCACATCGCCACCTGCGCGCCCTCCTCTGCCAGCACCTCCGAGCACGC
Coding sequences:
- a CDS encoding SDR family oxidoreductase, encoding MDLELNGKVAIVGGASKGLGRACSEVLAEEGAQVAMCARTAADLERAADEIRGATGAEIFTFAGDLDKEETISELVAGTVERFGQLDIMVNNSGGPPQAYAKDSTEEQWQESANRSLFFFARMTREALPHLRAQGGGRIINILASTVYTPIPNLALSAATRMGVIGFMKNLSDDIGHENILINNVCPGSIMSERMMENVEDRARAQGISIEDALEQRAEQTALKRIGEPRELAYLVAFLASSRSSYITGTTMLVDGGLVRSVM